A section of the Vibrio vulnificus CMCP6 genome encodes:
- the tesB gene encoding acyl-CoA thioesterase II: MSKPLNELLSLLQLEKLEEGLFRGQSENLGLPQVYGGQVLGQALSAARYTVSDDRTVHSFHSYFLYPGDPEKAIIYDVEILRDGKSFSTRRVKAIQNGRPIFYLTASYHGEAPGFEHQNTMPDIPGPENFMSESELASHIAEFLPAKLRQTFCGEKPIETRPVTVINPLNPKKAEPKQYLWIRANGEMPDSQLIHQYLLAYASDWGFLVTALHPHEVSLMTPKFQVATIDHSIWFHRPFKMDEWLLYAIESPTASNTRGLVRGEIYNQQGHLVATAVQEGVMRFIDKK, translated from the coding sequence ATGAGTAAACCCTTAAACGAGTTACTAAGTTTGCTGCAACTTGAAAAACTGGAAGAAGGACTGTTCAGGGGTCAAAGTGAGAATCTTGGTTTACCACAAGTGTATGGAGGCCAAGTGTTGGGGCAGGCCTTATCGGCGGCTCGCTATACGGTGTCTGACGACCGCACGGTGCATTCGTTTCACAGCTATTTTCTCTATCCTGGCGATCCAGAAAAAGCCATCATCTACGATGTTGAGATTTTAAGAGACGGTAAAAGTTTCAGCACTCGCCGTGTTAAAGCGATCCAAAATGGACGCCCAATATTCTATCTCACCGCTTCCTACCATGGTGAAGCACCGGGGTTTGAACACCAAAATACCATGCCCGATATTCCAGGGCCGGAAAATTTCATGTCTGAATCGGAACTCGCCAGTCATATTGCTGAGTTTCTTCCCGCGAAGCTGAGACAAACCTTTTGTGGTGAGAAACCGATTGAGACCAGACCTGTCACCGTCATCAACCCGCTTAATCCTAAAAAGGCCGAGCCAAAACAGTATCTCTGGATACGCGCCAACGGTGAGATGCCCGACAGTCAATTGATCCACCAGTATCTATTAGCCTACGCGTCCGATTGGGGCTTTTTAGTCACGGCATTACATCCACACGAAGTTTCGCTCATGACACCGAAATTCCAAGTGGCAACCATCGATCATTCGATCTGGTTCCACCGCCCATTTAAGATGGATGAGTGGCTGCTCTATGCCATCGAAAGCCCAACTGCCTCGAATACCAGAGGACTTGTCCGTGGCGAGATCTACAATCAGCAAGGTCACTTAGTGGCCACCGCGGTGCAAGAAGGGGTGATGCGCTTTATCGATAAAAAATAA
- a CDS encoding YbaY family lipoprotein yields MKKIILVMMSVFFGALLAGCQTSEPLVKDQGIQTISGTVFYRERIALPEDAAVTLVLEDVSLADAPAKVIAKHKFITNGKQVPLSFDLAYDSKKIIANHRYNVRARIEVNGRLRFISDTIVPVITDEANTHNVEIMVVGVR; encoded by the coding sequence ATGAAAAAAATAATCTTAGTGATGATGTCAGTGTTCTTTGGTGCTTTGTTAGCGGGTTGCCAGACTTCGGAGCCATTAGTGAAAGACCAAGGTATCCAAACCATCAGTGGGACGGTTTTTTATCGTGAGCGTATTGCCTTACCAGAAGACGCGGCTGTCACCCTGGTTTTGGAAGATGTCTCACTGGCTGATGCGCCTGCCAAAGTGATCGCAAAGCACAAGTTTATTACCAATGGTAAACAAGTCCCGCTGTCGTTCGATCTTGCTTATGACAGCAAAAAGATCATTGCTAATCACCGTTACAACGTACGTGCGCGTATCGAAGTCAATGGACGTTTACGTTTTATCAGTGACACCATCGTTCCTGTCATCACTGACGAGGCGAACACACATAATGTTGAAATCATGGTTGTGGGCGTTCGTTAA